The Maniola hyperantus chromosome 21, iAphHyp1.2, whole genome shotgun sequence sequence CTGTGGTAATGTTTGCGCCTTCTTACGATTCGCGTAGGACGTCCGGTAGTCTATTCACTTTTATCCCTCTGTAGAAACCCATCGCTTGTGCACCGCAGCCGTGGCCCGGGGGTAGATCGCTGTTGCGACAGAGTGGTGGCCCCGTTAGATCGCGTTTTGCAGCGTGAGCGGATGGTTGTGTCCGTTGTGCGAGGCGAAGTCGTCCAACTTGGCGACGTCGGCCAGGCGctccgtttgtatgaagttggcgGATATGTGGCCAACATTGGTGTTGCCGTTATTGGCGTCCAATATTGGCGTGTTGTCCATTTGCTTGGTTGTCTGCTCCTCTGGTTTGTCCTTCGTCTGAAATTTAATATTGGAGTgatcagtttaattttttttgatccaCATCAGACTCTCtgatctctgtctgtctgctagcttatcaaGGCTCATCCGTTTTACCAATTCCGATTTATGACcgaaggtaggtacagtacgcggccgaaagtactGTACGTGAAGGTACAccaaggagatagcaaatttgtagagcactgtctctgtccgACCGGTGcgtgttgagaccgacaaaacgtcatgttataggaatgagtgacagagacaacgctctacaaagccgaaatgtcattctaacggCTGATGCATTTTCCTTAATAGACCTGCATGGCCTAATCCCACTGAgaaccagcgctgcagcttgctgcagcatgatgctgagtgggagacctatatttggtcacacgtactcgtatatatataggtagtattttttattattataatcagtttaattatgtagattgacttaattagcttttaaggtttattttagtattgtgatcaaataaaagttttctttctttctttctaatcgAAAATGTTCGAGCAGATTGCCCTTCCGGCGCACGTCCAAATTTTTCCAACAAACTGGTAATATGCAGCCAGCGTTATTGCGTACCTCATGTTGTACGAACAGGCCCAGCAGGTCGCCAGTCACGTTGCCGTTGTTGGTCACCACCGCAGCAGGCTGGCGAGACGAATCCTCAGGCTGCcaataaaatcagtacccatattataaatgcgaaagtgtgtttgttcgttttttgtttgtccttcaatcacgtcgcaacggagcaaccgattgacgcgatattatgcatgggtatagttaaagacctggagagtgacaaaggttactttttatccaggaaaatcaaagagttctcacgggatttttacaaaactaaatccacgcggacgaagtcgcgggcatcagctagtataatatataggaAAGCGTAGAGGTTCCCTGGTTATTCGAAGTATGTTTTTTCTTCTTCAAAGCACACTTTGATCTAAATCCAAAAAATTGTACCTCATAGTTTTGATACCCAAGTGTCTCTACTGTAACAGCTGTACAACACATCATAACAAGTTATTAAGCACAAGTTAAATACGGACAGCGCCACCtgtgatgtgatttagtaaagtaataggctacttgacatattttttaagttggtcttaaatggttaatatttgtcctattatatcaaaaaaattaacactatatttttttgcgccctaaaaaccgtaaaactttaatttaaaaaaatatttttcttagacaggtgaaaacactgtcggccatgtttggccgatagattatctgtgctctgacgtcatgcatttgtaaacaacagtataaccctgtggttaaagttttacggtttttagggcgcaaaaaaatatagtgttaatttttttgatataataggacaaatattaaccatttaagaccaacttaaaaaaattgtcaagtagcctattatttggTTATGAACTATTTTTACACCCCCGTGCGCGACGGCGAATCTATCGCCCGCAGCGCGGGTAACGcaaccagccacgaggccccaagccaagatggcgggccctagccagtgaaattccggctagaagactaacaccggggtaacatgaataccccgcgccctacccgggtaaggaggctacgcctcgaggcccgtacccccgcctggccttcggccaaccggagaaaACCCTGTCGTCGCTATTTTTAATGactgtgtaatttttttatgattgaACCACAAattcggttttcagattttttttcatttacttgATTACCCcgaattgacagacagacacaacaaagtgatcctataagggttcattttccttttgaggtacggaaccctaaaaatagtaaaGACTGACCTGACTAGGGGCAAGCTGCAACAAATCCGTGCTTTGCATGTTTCCATTGCTATTATCCACAACAATATCAACCGATACCGGCAGATTTACACTCACACTCTCCCCTACAGTCACTATCGACGCACTATCACTGACTGACGACGCACTCTCTAAACTACCCACTACCACGTCCTTTGCACTATCATCACTAAAAAACGACACATTCTCAGACTTTGCACTATCTTGTGCGAAATTCACTAAAGGTGCACTTTCTTCTGCTGTATTCACAAGTGCATTATCAACACTTTCAGTTTTGATTCCTAGTGCTACACTTTCATGTGTTGCACTTTCTGAATCCTGTGAGTTTGTTGCTCCGTTTTCATTTGTTGCAGGTGTTGCACTATCTACGCTATCTTTAGTTGCAGTTGCATCTGCGCTTGTGTTGTTTTCAGGGGTTTGGTTTTGTTGTTGCGCTTTCAATTCTTGCAGTTTCTTGTCTTCTTCCGCTTGCtgtaaaggaataaaaatataacctttttatgtttattttgtgaagtagatattatttatgAAGCCCTTTACTGATAGCAAATTTTCTCGTCGTAATTCTTCTCCAAAAATGTAACCAGTGATCATGTAATACTATCCCCAGATACTTTAggagataattttaaaataaagattgCTATTATCCATTGTAAATAGAAGCAAGTATAATGGACACAATGGTGTACCTTGGAGAACACCTACTTTTATTGATTATTTCcctcatttttaatttaatacagaCAGGATTATTGAGTAAATAAATAGCCTATTTTCTGTAAACCAGCAATAAAGAAATCGATGTTTTGTAGTGGTACCAAAGTAAACTTTGTTATTCTCTGTATTACTTTTTCCATATCATTCATTTTAATAATCAAAAGCTTGTCATGATTTTTTTCACAAACCATTTTACTTATTGTTCTTTCACTTCCTATTGTCAGTCTCGTCGGCTGTCTTTCGCCTCTTTACCTAGTTCTGTTATTTTTCTACGGATTTACTATCTTTAAGCATGTTCTGCTTACATTTTAGATGAAATCTTTGCACCTTTCTACTCTTACTTACTATGATTATTACAATTTCTAGTATATTTATTGCGTTACCTTCTTCAAGCGCGTTCTCGCCATGATGGCTTCTACTCTCTGCTTCCGCGCGAGTCGCTCGCGTTCCTCCTTTTCTGCTTCCACTCGCCTCACCTTCTCCGCCTCATCGGCCGCCTTCCGCCTCTCTTCATCTTCTTTTGCCTTTAATTTTCTTTCCTCTTCTTCTTTCACGCGACGCTCGGCTTCTTCTTTTTCTAATTGCTGTTGTGCCTGAAACAAAATGTTTGATCTTTTTCAAAACAATGATTGAGATGATGTTGTCTCCCTACTATTTCTGTTCATATAACTACAGACTCATATCAATGGCCTTTCTAAGCTTTTCTTTCTCCAGTCTCTTCTATACATCAGTTAATTCTATTGATTCTTCTTCCTCCTGCCTGTTTTTCTTTCTCATAAAATAGTATCTCTCCTTTTTTATCTTTGCGTTTTAATCTGAAGTATTTAGCTAACTACACACCTCAATGGCCTTCCTAAGCTTCTCTTCCTCCATTTTCCTCTGTAGAGCGGCTAACTCTCTCGCTTCTTCTTCCTCGCGCCTCTGTCTTTCTTCCTCTTGACGCTGTCTCACTGCTTCTTCTTCTGCTTCGCGTTGTAATctgaaatgattttttaaaactatttaggAAAGATAGACAGGTAGGTTCCTTATAGTGTATCTACGGGGTTCTGCTAAAGTGTTTTACGAAAACGTAATGGAGTGAATTAGGGATTAGAAAAATGTAAGGAAACTTATAAGCCGCGAactattatttaactaaatgatgtccgcgacattgtccgcgtagatttaggttttcaaatctcgtgggaagtctttgattttgtgtgataaaaagtagcctatgtcgatctctaggtttttaactattctatgcaaaaaatcataaaaaataaatatgcatttaaaaaatcatgttaGTCCGTTGTTCCGtagcggcgtgattgaaggacaaaccaacaaactttcaGTTTATAAAGGAAAACAAGGTATTTCAATTATCTCAAACAGATTCTTTTTCTCAATCTTACCTTTGCCTTTCCAACTCTGCCTGTCTTTCCAGTTCCTCTCTAGCACGTCGTCTCCTCTCCGCGAGAGCCGCTTTAGCTTCTTCTTCAGTCGTTATACGACGGACCATTGATGCTGAAAATATTCGCATACGTCAAAAAGACATACTTTCggtttataatatagttatcgaAACGGAACTAGGTGACATCAGAGGAATCGAAAtgtataggatacttcccgttgacctacaataaTGAAATTAGGCAGATTTACAGTTTATTACATCAAAAAAGTTATcatcacaaaaaagtgttatttcttgtacgatggtacggaacccttcgtgggtATATAATTTATGGGACTGCATACCCGTCATTTCGTTATCTTCCATCTTTTCCACAGAGGGCTCCTTCTTCTCTTCTCGTTTGTCTTCCGTCCCTTTCTCGACGGGCTTCTGTATATCTGCTGTTTCCCTCTCGACTGGCTTCtgtacgtctatcggtttgtCTTCTACCTTCTTTTCGTTGTTCGTTTCAGGTTTAACCTCTATTGTTTCTTTGATTTCGCTTGTTTGCTGAAAATGGAAAGTTATCCTTATAGTAATTAGCTATACAGTGCAATTTACATCTTGAGATTTTGACGTATGTATGCTCAATCATAGAACATaattatattcatcatcatcatcgccgtcaaccaatagacatccactgctggacataagtatCTTCTAAGGATTTCTTAGGAAGGTAGgcggtagcttattacaaataTACCACGCAGCCTTGAGTAAGTAAAAtttttaaactgaaattaacatctTCTTTATacatttgtagggttccgtaaaagTATTTTCACCTGTCGGTCCTCGATTCGCAAGGCCTCTAGCTTTTGCGTCACCTCGATGGCGTTCACTTCGTTAACTTGATTCTTATCTAGCACTGGTTGTGGCACGctctgaaaatataaaaatatatgaaactagaggatgcccgcgatttcgtacgcgtggatttaggttttttataatcccgtgggaactcttttggttttccgggataaaaggtagcctatgtccttccccggtatgcaagctatctctgtaccaaatttcgtcaaaatcggttgaacggatgagccgtgaaaggctagcagacagacagacagacacactttcgcatttgtaatattactagtatggaagtatggattagtttcGATTACTAAAACGTCGAGAGGCCTCGACGTCACTCGTAAAATTTTAGTACATTTAACGTAGGTAGCCCTatatttctttgatttcacgtcaccatagcctaatatttgacatatcgtcgattcaggaccaaaccgagagttccctcactctagttcccTCTGGCGGTATGCAGCGGTCTGTCCGTGAACAGCATTACCTTCGGAATCTCCTTGTCGACACTGGGGTCCTTGGTCGCGGCGGGCGAAGGCGACAGCGTGCGGCCCGGCGACGCCGACAGAGACTTGCCGCGAGACTGGGGGACCAACGACACAGTATTAAACTTCGAACacactaataggctacttgacaatttttttaagttggtcttaaatggttaatatttgtcctattatatcaaaaaaattaacactatatttttttgcgccctaaaaaccgtaaaactttaatttaaaaaaatattggttatactgttgtttacaaatgcatgacgtcagagcacagataatctatcggccaaacatggccgacagtgttttcacctgtctaagaaaaatatttttttaaattaaagttttacggtttttagggcgcaaaaaaatatagtgttaatttttttgatataataggacaaatattaaccatttaagaccaacttaaaaaaattgtcaagtagcctatttttagggttccgtacctcaaaaggaaaaaaggaacccttataagatccaTAAGGGtttctgtccgtcgtgtctgtcacgtaaacctatagggtacttcccgttgacctagaatcatgaaatgtgttcatgaacaaatatcagtattttcaatttggaaagttagataactatacaaagtggggtaggtatcacatgaaagggctttacttataCAGTAGgattcaaacgtaaatgcgcccctgaagtatgcgcacgacgttgcgcagaacacacactttgggtgtccgaggtcggggaggtagcggggagggtaacagcgcacgtctcgcTCCTACATTCCCGCCAGTTCCTTGATGCGTCTCTCTCTTTCTATACATGTCCTGTTTGTTTGTACAGTCGAGTTGAGATGTTTACGCTTGCTTAAGCTGAGGTAGTTAAGTGATGTTGTTCTCGAGTGTACCTGCGCAAGAtaacttcacgcagacgcatttaagtttgaatcgtaacggatttttatttatttttatgcataaaatagttttatttatcgtgcaaaatgtcggaaaaatacgtctaatacggaaccctcgatgcgcgagtctgtctCCCAATTGGCGGGTTTTTTATAAGAGTCGTAAGGGATAAAAGAAGAGTGAGGGAAtaataaaaactggtcaagtggaGTTGgtcttgcacacgaagggttccgtaccatcgtacaagaaaaaaaaaaactttttacttttatattttacttttatggcagccaattttaaatgtttatgaTTTGTTGTAATAACGGCAACAGAAATaaacattctatgaaaatttctctacctattacggatGACGAGttgcagcccgctgacagacagacagacggacagctgAGGCGTAATTgggtctcgttggcacccttcggatacagAACTCTAAAATATGCACCTGTTTTCGCGCACACATTCGTGCACTATAACATATCTTGCGTAAATGACTAAGCTTCGgtgaaatctatatatataaaaggaaaaggtgactgactgactgactgactgactgactgaatgactgactgactgactgactgatctatcaacgcacagctcaaactactggacggatcgggctgaaatttggcatgcagatagctattatgacgtaggcatccgctaagaaaggatttttgaaaattcaactcctaagggggtgaaatagggttttgaaattttgtagtccacgcggacgaagtcgcgagcataagctagtctaaatatatagaaaaaggtgactgactgactgactgactgactgatctatcaacgcacagctcaaactactggacggatcgggctgaaatttggcatgcagatagctattatgacgtaggcatccgctaagaaaggatttttgaaaattcaactcctaagggggtgaaatagggttttgaaattttgtagtccacgcggacgaagtcgcgagcataagctagtctaaatatatagaaaaaggtgactgactgactgactgactgactgatctatcaacgcacagctcaaactactggacggatcgggctgaaatttggtatgcagatagatattatgacgtaggcatccgctaagcaaggatttttgaaaattcaactcctaagggggtgaaataggggtttgaaatttgtgtagtccacgcggacgaagtcgcgagcataagctagtagactATAAAATATATCGTGGCCGAAAAATCGGATCTGTATTATTACAAACTAccctacaaataataaaaacttaccTTATCGTGATCTTTGGATGGCTTTGGCTTTCTGTGGAGCGGCGGCTTGCCTTCGCCGGGAGCGACGGGCGTTGCTGCAAATGTAACAAGcgaaaattaaacatttaaatcaatagagcctcaatagctcaatcggtaaaggagtggactgaaaaccgaaaggtcgacggtttaaaccccgcccgttgcactattgtcgtacctactcctagcacaagcctgacgcttagttggagaggaaaggggaatattagtcatttaacatggctaatattctttaaaaaaaaatgaatgtcTAACCCTGGTCCAGAAACCATTGTCTGATGCTGACATGCTCCAAATCTGCTTGAACATCACCAGATCATTGCTGCGGGACCGATACCACAATATagagatactagctgatccccgcggcttcgcccgcgtagatttaggtttttaaagatcccgtatagcctatgtcactcaggaataatgtagctttctactggtgaaagaatttttaaaatcggttcagtagttctaaagattaccctataatatacaacgggccgtgcagcagaaatcgtaatattttaatttcgccataacttcaaaaccaaacgtccaattttaatcattcaaagaccaaatattatctccataaactgttcttagtgatgaaatcatttattttgataaggattaatagcatgagtaaaataaacgcgtttaaatgtagtccaaaaaaaattcaagatttttaaataaaaaaatggttgctgtgcctcactcgacatagatgggtatagtgtgtcgcggacttttttgtagatatttataagatctacaattaattagaacattttatggttctatcttttatagtttaggcagcgtacgcaaaataagtaacttttctggttgattttttacaccttgtgtccgaaaaacccaaatatcttacggaaccctatttttttccaaaataaaatatagcctatgttactcgtggataatgtagctttcgaatggtgaaagaatttttaaaatcggtccagtagtttttgagcctattcagtacaaacaaacaaacatacaaacaaagttttcctctttataatattagtgttttatggttctatcttttatagtttaggcagcgtacgcaaaataagtaacttttctggttgattttttacaccttgtgtccgaaaaacccaaatatcttacggaaccctatttttttccaaaataaaatatagcctatgttactcgtggataatgtagctttcgaatggtgaaagaatttttaaaatcggtccagtagtttttgagcctattcagtacaaacaaacaaacatacaaacaaagttttcctctttataatattagtgtagattatatCCTTATTAGGGCATTTGTggactcatccgtgattttacggatctataaaataacgaatcaaatgtacgtatttgtaaggcggtcacttcgaagaatcacggatacggaccgaatacggatgagtgcacaaacgccctaaaggtaaaaaaaatatgttttttctcttttttttaaatgtacttaTGATTATCTTTACTGTTGCGCtgtaacagcgatcacgcattCATTTGattcgaatccgtgaaaatactgatataaaaatatttacgaaaTTATGTCATAAATTACCATACAAAATttcgtaaaacaaaaaggaacttattttcacggactcagatcggatgaatgcgtgatcgctctaattCTGGTAAAAACTCGGATTATTACGTGATTATTCATCAGAAGTGAATTCCCGTCAGGGGGGGAATAGATGAACTTACGTTTCCAAGTATCTACCCTAGGGGGGATTTTTAGGGGGAATAAACGGATAACCCGTCCTGTGTATAGACTGACCTGGTTTGGACGAGGCGTGCAGCGACATTGGCCTGGGGCGGCGCGGCGTGGTGGCCGGCCGAATGACCACAGTGGTCGCGTCGCGGGACACAGAAGGCGTTGTGGCCACACTGTTGGCGCCTGTGTCCggacctgtacccgtagtacaagattttacgtctcaccaaacgaaaccaaattcgagagtcgaaatacttccgcgttacagtaaaatggacctaaacagccttgaattgaagtcaaatattcaatgccactgattttaatttcgcaatgtttccgcttggagcgctggctgtagaagtgtagacaaacttgagctttaaaacaaggcatataagatccagtttactgtaacgcggtagtatttcgactctcgaatttggtttggtttggtgagacgtaaaatcttgtactacgggtactgttcgtTGTTTTATACGTTTTACTATAAGTAAagttgaaaactttttatgaagtgaaacttctttagaCAGGAAAAAATCTGTGAGACTGAACCGGCCACGGGAGCAATGGATCCACGTATAGTTCGATTCAATATTTTTGAAGACTGAAATGCGAAAACACGTTCACGCAGATACTGTGCAGAAAGACAGTGACAGAAAATtatcgtcgtcaaccgatatcCGATATCCGGTACAGCCAGTATAAAGGATATTATACAGATATACCTACcgatatccagcagtggacgtatatcTCTTGTAGgacttcattattattattttttatttttattttttatatcttattagaacggcagtgccacttacactaactagataattaataataaatgtaaatacaaataaaggtaaaagaaaaaagacataaaatacaaaacgataaaaaatctaaggattttgaatatgtacgctgagaacattgaatgacatattcatgtaatgctctcagcgtacttcagtaactcccgaaccagtattatagacccatcattaaatgggtcccattgagcattattgtccaaaagcgcgttgaacgatgctaatgaacggggtataggtgacatagatcattcatgaatccagtggctccctgcaactcgtttgaagtcgtctgtccatctagtcaGGGGTCCGCGCACCTTACTAACTAATACAGGACAACTAAACccaaagaagtttcacttcagtCGTATGGATGATTTGAAGatacaaaatatttaagtaagtatttagtatgtatttaaaaaaattataatatgtagttttttATATTAGAATACTTAAAAACTACAACATTGAAAGCAGCATTTCGCAAACATCGACAAACAAAGCTTTCATTCAtattattacatacatacaacaAGAGAGCACACAAAATTGAATTAgttaataaacaataaaaacaaaaaaaatacttatctgTCTAAAGCATGCTGATGGGCTGCCTataacttagcacctaggatttgaataatgtaattttttttgtatgattctatTGGTggtccaataaaaataaaaacagaggATGCAGACAAATTAGCACTTTTAGATAATCTTCGGTCGCACCTCATAGAAATCTGCATTGTGATATAAACTTTGTAAGagaaagaaatattataatttgagtATAACTCAAATATAATTTGGTTACAAAAGTagatttttcgtttttttaCGTACAAATTAGTGTGGTCCAAAATCCCACTGCCACCAGACGTTCCTTATTTTCCGAgaaacaaaatgtcaaaaacctAATCCAAAATCAAAACGAATGGCTTGATTATTATAATTCAAttgccatttttaaaaatagaagtacatacatacttaagtaaaattacttactactttctttattcaaaaaaatatttttgtctagTCATTTGGACTAACAGTTATATCAAAAACAAAGTGCATATTACTATCAAAATATATCACACACATTAGCGACTAGTGCTGCTACGTACGTGTCATCGCAAACCCAACTCAACTGCCTACGTAACAAAGTCCAATTTACCTCGCGGCGTGTTAACACCCGTACCGGCTATAGAGGCGGGCCGCGGCTTGCGGGGTGCGGATGAAGCTCTCCGTACTACGCCCGTCGCGTTGGACATCGCACTGCCCGGCCGGGAGCCGGGTGTTGTCTCGCCCGATCTTGTCTCTGTACATTGACGGTTTTGTATGAAATTATGTGGAGAGGAAAAGCAAACTTCGTGTTAAAGACGCAATGTATAATGTACAAATGATAAGTTATGATGTTAGTGAGTGAGAAATGAATGTGATATTAGAGCACTGTGGCCGCATCGCACTGCCGGGCCGGGAGCGAACTAATAAGTCT is a genomic window containing:
- the LOC117992427 gene encoding ensconsin-like isoform X10; protein product: MVDDVKDITEKAESKEALDRARLARERREAEQRKRLDELRAHAAAAQAQREKRDEERRKRQAEQRARDDDRRTQKRDAELCQPHLGQHAKEDDRRLQVEERKRAIWEASISRREALLQRERDRTERLERARAARSSPRPAFAFGSSTPRLLEPVDSAGFFWAARSTNPIDQMNFFESLAASTTNVMFASAPLTRRASALQLDSSDTDNKGIMFASLYEPDRSPQPLWSSVARRRTDLVPTLPAPRAPGRAYSMTRLDRLAPRPLREASPSLHHLHRTRPDTGANSVATTPSVSRDATTVVIRPATTPRRPRPMSLHASSKPATPVAPGEGKPPLHRKPKPSKDHDKSRGKSLSASPGRTLSPSPAATKDPSVDKEIPKSVPQPVLDKNQVNEVNAIEVTQKLEALRIEDRQQTSEIKETIEVKPETNNEKKVEDKPIDVQKPVERETADIQKPVEKGTEDKREEKKEPSVEKMEDNEMTASMVRRITTEEEAKAALAERRRRAREELERQAELERQRLQREAEEEAVRQRQEEERQRREEEEARELAALQRKMEEEKLRKAIEAQQQLEKEEAERRVKEEEERKLKAKEDEERRKAADEAEKVRRVEAEKEERERLARKQRVEAIMARTRLKKQAEEDKKLQELKAQQQNQTPENNTSADATATKDSVDSATPATNENGATNSQDSESATHESVALGIKTESVDNALVNTAEESAPLVNFAQDSAKSENVSFFSDDSAKDVVVGSLESASSVSDSASIVTVGESVSVNLPVSVDIVVDNSNGNMQSTDLLQLAPSQPEDSSRQPAAVVTNNGNVTGDLLGLFVQHETKDKPEEQTTKQMDNTPILDANNGNTNVGHISANFIQTERLADVAKLDDFASHNGHNHPLTLQNAI